The following is a genomic window from Desulforhopalus sp..
CATGCCAAATTGCGGCCGGTCGATCTGCCGAGCGAGGGCCTGTACATGGCCGGCACGGCCCATGGACCGAAGAGCAGCACCGAGAGTATCACCCAGGCCCAGGCAGCGGTTGCCAGGGTGGCGACCCTGCTGTCGAAGAAGAGCATGAAGATGTCAGCCGTCGTTTCGGTAGTCGACCCGACCCATTGCGCGGTCTGCCTGACCTGTGTCCGGGCCTGTCCGTATGGGGTGCCGTTTATTAATGACCAGCATAGTGCCGAAATCAACCCGGCCCTCTGCCAGGGTTGCGGGATCTGTGTCGCCGAGTGTCCGGCCAAGACCATTTATCTTGGCCGCTATAATGACAAAAATATTCGAGCAAAAATCGAGGCATACAGTGCGTCTTAGGTCGGAATGCAAGGTGTCTATCCAGGAGGAGGAGAATCATGAGTGACTTTTCGCCCAATGTCATTGTCTTTGCGTGTCGCCATTGAGCGTATTCCGCAGCGGACCTGGCAGGTTCGGAAAGAAGAAGATATCCCCCGGCGATCAGCATCGTCATGCTGCCCTGCACCGGCCGTATTGATGAATCGCTACTCCTCAAGGCCTTCGAAAACGGGGCCGATGGGGTCATGGTGGTTGGCTGTCTTGAGGGAGATTGTCATTATATCTCGGGAAATATCCGCGCCCGGGCACGGGTAAAGCGGATTT
Proteins encoded in this region:
- a CDS encoding hydrogenase iron-sulfur subunit; the protein is MSDFSPNVIVFACRHUAYSAADLAGSERRRYPPAISIVMLPCTGRIDESLLLKAFENGADGVMVVGCLEGDCHYISGNIRARARVKRIYGILESIKLGAERIRMFNLSAGEGSKFAAYANEFVEKIRELGPSPINLVRAGQAYAVSQKEAT